The following proteins come from a genomic window of Companilactobacillus pabuli:
- a CDS encoding oxalate decarboxylase family bicupin — translation MSNRRVEPERTADNAGWIDRGPRNYERDLQNPDLLVPPITDHGTVSNLRFSFSDAHMRIEEGGWTREVTNRELPASHDLAGVDMCLKPGAYRELHWHKEAEWAFMIAGNARVTALDAEGRSFIDDINAGDLWNFEAGIPHSIQALDQGCEFLLVFSEPDFSENNTFLLTDWLAHTPKDIIAANFKVDESVLANLPGKEKYIFNGEVPGPISEVKKNNPNGDVPSPFTFHMNDLKPHEFEAGKVWIIDSKVFPVAQTISAAIVEIQPGGMRELHWHPKSEEWDYFVQGHAKVGVFNSASLARTFNFQAGDVGVIPIVAGHYIQNIGDEPLIFLEVFKNPIYSDISLNKWLATSPTQMVSDHLNISPETVEQFPKEEAAVVWYDQSHSKKNVESSTEETPQDLQYKAGQVFK, via the coding sequence ATGTCAAATAGAAGAGTTGAACCTGAGCGTACAGCCGATAATGCGGGTTGGATTGATCGAGGTCCTAGAAATTACGAACGTGATTTACAAAACCCTGATTTGCTTGTACCACCAATCACTGATCATGGTACAGTTTCCAATCTACGTTTTAGCTTTTCTGATGCACATATGAGGATTGAAGAAGGCGGTTGGACACGTGAAGTTACCAATCGTGAACTACCAGCTTCACATGATTTAGCTGGAGTCGATATGTGTTTGAAGCCAGGAGCATATAGAGAATTACATTGGCATAAAGAAGCTGAATGGGCCTTCATGATTGCCGGAAATGCTAGAGTAACAGCGCTAGATGCCGAGGGTCGTAGTTTTATTGATGATATCAATGCCGGAGACCTTTGGAATTTTGAAGCCGGAATTCCTCATTCAATTCAAGCCTTGGATCAAGGTTGTGAATTCCTACTTGTATTCAGTGAACCTGATTTCTCTGAAAATAATACCTTCTTACTAACTGATTGGTTAGCCCATACTCCAAAGGATATTATTGCCGCTAATTTCAAAGTTGATGAAAGTGTATTAGCCAACTTGCCTGGTAAGGAAAAATACATCTTCAATGGTGAAGTCCCAGGCCCAATTTCTGAAGTTAAAAAGAACAATCCAAATGGCGACGTACCTTCACCATTTACATTCCATATGAACGATCTGAAACCACACGAGTTCGAAGCTGGTAAGGTCTGGATCATTGATTCAAAAGTTTTCCCAGTTGCACAAACAATTTCAGCTGCAATCGTAGAAATTCAACCAGGTGGTATGCGTGAACTTCACTGGCACCCTAAGTCAGAAGAATGGGATTACTTTGTTCAAGGACACGCCAAAGTGGGTGTTTTCAATTCTGCCTCACTTGCTAGAACCTTTAATTTTCAAGCTGGAGACGTTGGTGTAATTCCAATAGTTGCCGGACACTATATCCAGAATATCGGTGATGAACCTTTGATCTTCCTAGAAGTATTCAAGAATCCTATTTATTCAGATATTTCTCTAAACAAATGGTTGGCAACTTCACCAACACAAATGGTTTCTGATCATTTGAATATCAGTCCAGAAACAGTTGAACAATTTCCTAAAGAAGAAGCCGCAGTAGTTTGGTATGATCAAAGCCATTCAAAGAAGAATGTTGAAAGTTCTACTGAGGAGACCCCTCAAGATCTTCAATATAAAGCCGGACAAGTCTTCAAATAG